Part of the Vitis vinifera cultivar Pinot Noir 40024 chromosome 13, ASM3070453v1 genome is shown below.
TTGAGACTCAAACCATTTCCACATTTTGATGATCGAAGTCTTGTTTTTGGTAAAGATCGTGCTAATGGAAAAGGAGCAATGTCAGCTACTGATATTTTGGAAGAGTTAGATCAAGGTGAAGCAAGCAATGACATTGGAGTTGATGACTTAGAAGCCGAAACCGATGCCTCTCATACTAATACAGTTGCATCCACTCCAAGTAGAATGGAATGTTCATCACAATCTCGTAGAAAAAGAGTAAAGAATGATGACACAACTTTAATTAATGTGGTGGCAAGAACATGCAATGCATTAGAGAGCCTTGTTGGTAACTTCAACCAACAGACGAAAAGGGAAAATAGAGTGGTTGGTGAATTGGAGAAACTTCCTAATCTTAATAGGTTGGACATATTGAAATTAAGTCAAATTATTATGAATGACCCGATGAAAGTCAAACTTTTGTTCAATTTAGATGAAGATCTCAAGGTTGAATGGGTGAAACAACTTCTTCAAACCCCATGAATCTCCATGTTGCATCCTTGTTGATTTATTGTCTTTAGGTtggattgatagaaattttAGGTTGGATTTTGTCTCATCAATTTCCTATGaactttttattgatttgatgGCTTAATTTTGGAGGATATACTAGTTGTGGATTTTAGTAGATATGAAACTTATATTGAGAACTAGAAtgaagtttgtgttttttttatttccttttttgcaAATAAGAAATAAGTATTTGGTAACTTTGACAATTTAtatgttcttatattttttttctccttttttttctttgtaaaatataattctatagctttttttgcatgacaaattatttaaattttttataaaagaaaatacgaatatttaaaatttttaaggttatggattttatcggatatgatacttgttgaaaattaaaatgaaatttgaattcttttatttcctcttttggaaataggaaaaacatttgctagctttgagaatttaaatattataataaatatattttttttcttttttttggtaaaatataattttataactacttaagcatgacaaattattcaaatttttaataaaaataataattgaatatttgtacattagggttatatgattttttatggttaattttttatttattgagtatatatttttttttagtcttattatttaataacaaaaaactctcaaattttatttttttaaaataaaaattattttaaattatatataaggatattattgtaaatttatttctttttcatttccattcctattattatcaaacattggaattGAAACAAatgatcattttgcattcctaAATTCATCCAAATGTTAGAAATTGAATcatcaaatttatttctatccactaagaaatagaaataaaaacaaaatattcatttccattTCCTATTCTGATGTACTAAACACCCCCTAAGAGTAATGTTtctaaaatatgagaatttatccatattgattataatttataaaaagaaaaattcttaaTCATTAAGTTGGGgaagtatttttttctttttct
Proteins encoded:
- the LOC104881272 gene encoding uncharacterized protein LOC104881272; this encodes MDMLTHGSGFSWDNAKKMVLCDQDVFEGWVKGHKDANGLRLKPFPHFDDRSLVFGKDRANGKGAMSATDILEELDQGEASNDIGVDDLEAETDASHTNTVASTPSRMECSSQSRRKRVKNDDTTLINVVARTCNALESLVGNFNQQTKRENRVVGELEKLPNLNRLDILKLSQIIMNDPMKVKLLFNLDEDLKVEWVKQLLQTP